A genome region from Nocardia sp. NBC_00565 includes the following:
- a CDS encoding ADP-ribosylglycohydrolase family protein — MDANKLVFFGRHEADPRTLLYYEWWQRRESGFLVAEFEPAVRALATADNADAAECWSLFERLERAARDPAWTYDESGRYPEATVRQSPRGSEPDAASNTPFRASTPAARVADTALFDRIYGGWLGRCVGCTLGKPLENGFVWTPARIRAYLERACAYPLTDYVPALLPPSPEFPLNPTWPVSAKGRIDGAPRDDDVDYTVLGLHLLETCGMNFTRSEVADAWLEHLPFLQTYTAERVAYRNLIDGLTPPEVARYRNPYREWIGAMIRADIYGYSNPGDPARAAELAARDAGLSHTVNGVYAAMWAAALVAAAFTADGVTDAISAARYCIPEQSRLHAALTEVIADHEYGLSWEQALGAIHRRHDHYNWVHAIPNACLVTAGLLWGAGDFTRTIALTVQSGCDTDSNGATAGSVAGILVGADAIPAHWTDPFHDRLHSAVFGYDGSRISDLARRTHLLAGRT; from the coding sequence ATGGACGCGAACAAATTGGTGTTCTTCGGCAGGCACGAGGCCGATCCGCGCACGCTGCTGTATTACGAATGGTGGCAGCGACGCGAATCGGGCTTTCTGGTGGCCGAGTTCGAGCCGGCGGTGCGGGCGCTCGCGACCGCTGATAATGCCGACGCCGCCGAGTGCTGGTCGCTGTTCGAGCGACTCGAACGCGCCGCGCGCGATCCTGCCTGGACTTACGACGAATCCGGTCGGTACCCGGAAGCAACTGTGCGGCAATCGCCCAGGGGTTCTGAACCGGATGCCGCGTCGAATACGCCATTCCGAGCGTCGACTCCGGCGGCGCGTGTGGCCGATACCGCTTTGTTCGACCGGATCTATGGCGGTTGGCTGGGGCGATGTGTGGGTTGCACGCTCGGCAAGCCGCTGGAGAACGGCTTCGTCTGGACGCCGGCGCGAATTCGCGCCTATCTAGAGCGGGCCTGCGCCTATCCGCTGACCGATTATGTGCCGGCATTGTTGCCGCCGTCGCCGGAATTCCCGCTGAATCCGACATGGCCGGTTTCGGCAAAGGGCCGTATCGACGGCGCTCCACGCGATGACGATGTCGACTACACCGTGCTGGGTCTGCACCTATTGGAAACGTGCGGAATGAATTTCACGCGATCCGAGGTGGCGGACGCGTGGTTGGAGCACCTGCCTTTCCTGCAGACCTACACCGCCGAGCGAGTCGCCTACCGCAATCTGATCGATGGCCTGACCCCGCCGGAGGTGGCCCGATATCGAAATCCCTACCGCGAGTGGATCGGTGCGATGATCCGCGCCGATATCTACGGGTACAGCAACCCGGGTGACCCCGCACGTGCCGCCGAACTAGCGGCTCGCGATGCCGGTCTCTCGCACACGGTCAACGGTGTGTACGCGGCGATGTGGGCGGCCGCCCTGGTCGCCGCCGCATTCACCGCCGACGGCGTAACGGATGCGATTTCGGCTGCCCGATATTGCATTCCGGAACAATCCAGGCTGCACGCCGCGCTCACCGAGGTCATCGCCGATCACGAATACGGACTGTCGTGGGAACAGGCCCTCGGCGCCATTCACCGCCGCCACGACCACTACAACTGGGTGCACGCCATTCCCAACGCCTGCCTCGTCACGGCCGGTTTACTGTGGGGTGCGGGCGATTTCACCCGCACCATCGCACTCACCGTGCAAAGCGGATGCGATACCGACTCGAACGGGGCCACCGCGGGCTCGGTCGCCGGAATCCTGGTCGGCGCCGACGCGATCCCCGCCCACTGGACCGACCCGTTCCACGACCGGTTGCACAGCGCGGTCTTCGGCTACGACGGCAGCCGAATCTCCGACCTGGCACGCAGAACACATCTGCTCGCCGGGCGGACATAA
- a CDS encoding glycoside hydrolase family 3 N-terminal domain-containing protein, which produces MRKTPIVLLAILAAVATACSGGDSESAPPRSAPPDATTASAAPGATAAKSDCGADYLAKLTPREKLAQLLTVGVTGAADAADVVRTSQVGGIFVGSWTDKSLLADGLIDQAKNAAKVPLLVTIDEEGGRVSRAEDLIGPAPSARVTAQTMTSQQFHDATVLRGRKLKDLGVTVDFAPDVDVSSQPDDSVIGDRSFSDDPAVVSEYAKAYISAMAEVGVGTVIKHFPGHGSGSGDSHTGAVRTPPLSQLQSVDLVPFRDLVDSGAAVMVGHLDVPGLTTPDVPASISPEAMALLRDGTGYGAAPFQGPIFTDDLGGMAAITNRMSIEDAVEAALIAGADNALWITTDAVPQVLDRLEQAVASGRLSAARVDASVLRMARYKGALGSC; this is translated from the coding sequence ATGCGGAAGACGCCTATCGTCCTGCTCGCAATCCTGGCCGCCGTCGCGACCGCCTGCTCCGGCGGCGACTCCGAGTCCGCGCCGCCGCGCTCCGCGCCGCCGGACGCCACGACCGCTTCCGCTGCGCCAGGCGCCACGGCGGCGAAATCGGACTGCGGTGCCGATTACCTGGCGAAACTCACCCCGCGCGAGAAGCTGGCGCAGCTGCTGACGGTCGGTGTCACCGGTGCCGCCGACGCCGCCGATGTGGTGCGCACCTCGCAGGTCGGCGGCATTTTCGTGGGCAGCTGGACCGATAAGTCGCTGCTCGCCGATGGCCTGATCGACCAGGCCAAGAACGCGGCCAAGGTGCCGCTGCTGGTGACCATCGATGAGGAGGGCGGCCGGGTCTCCCGAGCCGAGGATCTGATCGGTCCGGCACCGTCGGCGCGGGTGACCGCGCAGACCATGACTTCCCAGCAGTTCCACGACGCCACCGTGCTCCGCGGCCGCAAGCTGAAGGATCTGGGTGTGACGGTGGACTTCGCGCCGGACGTCGACGTGAGCAGCCAGCCCGACGACTCGGTGATCGGTGACCGCTCCTTCTCCGACGACCCCGCGGTGGTCAGCGAATACGCCAAGGCCTACATCAGCGCCATGGCCGAGGTCGGAGTCGGCACGGTGATCAAGCACTTTCCCGGGCACGGTTCCGGGTCGGGCGATTCGCACACCGGCGCGGTCCGCACGCCGCCGCTGTCGCAGCTGCAGAGCGTCGACCTGGTTCCTTTCCGCGATCTCGTCGACTCGGGTGCCGCGGTCATGGTCGGCCATCTCGACGTTCCCGGCCTGACCACCCCCGATGTTCCCGCCAGCATCAGTCCGGAGGCCATGGCGCTGCTGCGCGACGGAACCGGGTACGGCGCGGCGCCGTTCCAGGGGCCGATCTTCACCGACGACCTCGGCGGCATGGCCGCGATCACCAACCGGATGAGCATCGAGGACGCGGTCGAGGCGGCGCTGATCGCCGGTGCCGACAATGCCCTGTGGATCACCACCGATGCGGTGCCGCAGGTGCTGGACCGGCTCGAGCAGGCGGTGGCGAGCGGTCGGCTGTCCGCCGCCCGGGTCGACGCGTCAGTGCTGCGGATGGCTCGGTACAAGGGCGCGCTGGGGTCCTGCTGA
- a CDS encoding isochorismate synthase, giving the protein MNGFLLAQPDGVVRASGTRVAFDDATRAVAALRDGNAELIVGALPFDPRNPAALSVPEQAQRTAGPWRPAALPELPVVRVITEIPSPAEHIARVTKLVEQLNDAAQPLRKVVAARSVLAEADDTLDPEVVAGHLLTRHPHANVFAVDLTAAGRPGATLVGATPEVLVARHGATVSLRPLAGTLPRLADPDADAAQARELLASTKNRDEHAFVIEWIRAVLEPVCAELTIPDGPQLINTHEVWHLATPITGRLRDPATTALDLAIRLHPTPAVCGTPTNLALDAIAHIEEERGFYGGAVGWCDARGDGEWVVAIRSAELSADGRSLRAFAGGGIVAASDPYAELDETSAKLRTLLGSLHCAVPTS; this is encoded by the coding sequence ATGAACGGTTTCTTACTCGCCCAGCCCGATGGCGTGGTCCGTGCGTCGGGGACCCGGGTCGCATTCGACGATGCGACCCGGGCGGTGGCGGCGCTGCGGGATGGGAACGCGGAGTTGATCGTCGGGGCGTTGCCGTTCGATCCCCGGAACCCGGCCGCGCTGAGCGTGCCCGAACAGGCACAACGCACCGCCGGACCATGGCGGCCCGCGGCACTGCCCGAACTGCCCGTTGTCCGGGTGATCACCGAAATACCCAGTCCGGCAGAGCATATCGCGCGGGTGACGAAACTCGTCGAGCAACTGAACGACGCCGCGCAACCATTGCGCAAGGTCGTCGCCGCCAGATCGGTACTGGCCGAGGCCGATGACACGCTGGATCCGGAGGTGGTCGCCGGACATCTGCTGACCAGGCATCCGCATGCGAATGTCTTCGCGGTCGACCTGACGGCCGCCGGTCGGCCCGGTGCGACCCTCGTCGGCGCCACCCCGGAGGTATTGGTCGCGCGCCACGGCGCGACCGTCTCGCTGCGTCCGCTGGCGGGCACGCTACCGCGCCTGGCCGATCCGGACGCCGATGCCGCGCAGGCGCGAGAGTTGTTGGCCAGCACCAAGAATCGTGACGAGCACGCGTTCGTCATCGAGTGGATCAGGGCGGTGCTCGAGCCCGTCTGCGCGGAACTCACCATTCCGGACGGCCCGCAGCTGATCAATACGCACGAGGTCTGGCACCTCGCCACCCCGATCACCGGCCGGCTGCGCGATCCCGCGACGACCGCGCTCGACCTGGCGATTCGGCTGCACCCCACCCCCGCGGTCTGCGGCACGCCGACAAATCTCGCCCTCGACGCCATCGCCCACATAGAAGAGGAGCGCGGCTTCTACGGCGGCGCGGTCGGCTGGTGTGACGCGCGCGGCGACGGGGAGTGGGTGGTCGCGATCCGCAGCGCGGAACTGTCCGCCGACGGTCGCTCGCTGCGGGCCTTCGCCGGCGGCGGCATTGTCGCGGCGTCCGACCCGTATGCCGAATTGGACGAGACCAGCGCCAAGCTGCGCACCTTGCTCGGCAGCTTGCACTGCGCCGTTCCGACCAGCTGA
- a CDS encoding DUF2613 domain-containing protein, giving the protein MKFAVPGVASAVAGAVLGVIAVFVITVAVQQNTRPDIERTDSDSSLLNNVEYGSR; this is encoded by the coding sequence ATGAAGTTTGCTGTCCCTGGTGTTGCGAGTGCGGTCGCCGGCGCCGTTTTGGGCGTGATCGCGGTGTTCGTGATCACGGTGGCAGTGCAGCAGAACACACGGCCCGATATCGAGCGCACCGACTCCGACTCCTCGCTACTCAACAACGTTGAGTACGGCAGCCGCTGA
- a CDS encoding universal stress protein gives MPCDLMLIAYDGSENAKRAIEYAGRFLSANRAVVLTAWEPMVRQAARLSGLSGVMQPEWVPDEEIEDVAYVDARTINTEGVRLAKLAGLNAEARTAECTTTIWNAIVETADDLDVDIIVAGTRGATGIRALMHSSVADAVLKHCHRPVLMVPPGKEPRR, from the coding sequence GTGCCGTGCGATCTAATGCTCATCGCCTATGACGGATCCGAGAACGCTAAGCGGGCCATCGAATACGCCGGTCGGTTCCTCTCCGCGAACAGAGCCGTGGTCCTCACCGCGTGGGAACCGATGGTGCGCCAAGCCGCCCGATTATCCGGGCTCTCCGGTGTGATGCAGCCGGAATGGGTGCCCGACGAAGAGATCGAGGACGTCGCCTACGTCGATGCCCGCACCATCAATACCGAGGGCGTGCGCTTGGCCAAACTCGCCGGACTCAACGCCGAGGCGCGCACCGCCGAATGCACGACGACGATCTGGAACGCCATCGTCGAAACCGCCGACGACCTCGATGTCGACATCATCGTGGCGGGCACCCGCGGCGCGACCGGCATTCGCGCCCTGATGCACAGCAGCGTCGCCGACGCCGTGCTCAAGCACTGCCACCGCCCGGTACTCATGGTGCCGCCCGGCAAGGAGCCCCGTCGCTGA